The following nucleotide sequence is from Psychroserpens sp. Hel_I_66.
GAAATAAGACCTCCCAGACCTCTAACACACGACCTCTTTAAAAATTTCGCAGATCGTTTTGATATCGTTGTCAAACAAGTCATTATCCACAAATTGGTTGATGGTGTATTTTACTCAAGCCTCATTTGTGAACGTGATAAAATTGAAGAGATCATTGATGCTCGCACCAGTGATGCCATTGCTCTAGCTCTAAGATTTAAAGCTCCAATATTTACATATAAAAATATACTTGATAAAGCGGGCATTTACTTAAAAGTAAATCCTAAAAAAGACGATGAAGAACAAGATCTCGATCAAGATTCCATACTTGTAGATGACATGGTTGTTGAAGAAATTGAAGCCAGTATCAAAGATAATTATATGGATAAGTCTCTTCAAGAGCTACATACGCTTTTAGATGAAGCTGTCAACAACGAAGACTACGAGAAGGCAGCAAAAATTCGAGACGAAATTGACAAACGATAACAGTTTTCTTATGAAGCATTTTCTACTAGCTATTACAGCTATTTTTTTTGGAATTACCTTGACGTTTGGTCAAAGCTTAGAAAAAAATTGGCAATTTGAAGCTGTAAAAAATGATTCGGGTGTTAGCTTGTATTCCATTCAAGATTCAGATGAATTCCAACTCAAAGATGGAGAATTCGAATATTCAATTAAGGCGATAGATACCTTGGGGGATTTTTCTGGAAACTATATGTTTCAGAATAATTTATTGGTGCTTTATTATGATACTCCAATTGAAAAAATCGAGCGTTTTAAAATTTCAGAATTAACAGATAGCACGCTCGTATTTGCAAATAAAGACAAGAGTTTTAGTTTTATAAATACTTCGGAAATATCAACTCCCATCTTAAGTGAGGACGTTTCAGGTAGTATTGTACCAAGTCAGGGATTTTCTATGAACAGTTTGTGGAGAGGTACCCTAGGCATGGTTTCCTTGATTTTTATTGCGTTTTTATTTAGTAGTAACCGTAAAGCGATCAACTGGAAAACTGTTGGTTTAGGTTTAGCTTTTCAATTAGTTATTGCCATTGGTGTTTTAAAAGTTGGGTTTGTAAAAACTGCTTTTGAAATGATAGGAAAAGGTTTTATAGAAATTTTAAGCTACACACAAGCAGGTAGTGAGTTTTTATTTGGTGGTATGCTGGACGTGAATTCCTTTGGGTTCATTTTTGCTTTTCAAGTACTTCCAACCATTATATTCTTTTCTGCTTTAACCTCAGTCTTATTTTATTTAGGCTTAATTCAAAAAGTTGTAAAAGCTATGGGTTGGTTGCTCACAAAACTTTTAGGAATTTCTGGAGCAGAAAGCTTAAGTGTTGCAGGTAATATCTTTTTAGGACAAACAGAAGCGCCTTTATTGATTAAGGCCTACTTGGAAAAAATGAACAAGTCTGAAATTCTTTTGGTTATGATTGGCGGTATGGCAACCGTTGCTGGTGCTGTTCTTGCTGCATATATAGGTTTTTTAGGAGGTGAGGATGAAGCCTTACAATTATTTTATGCGAAACACTTATTGGCTGCATCTGTGATGGCTGCTCCTGGAGCAATCGTTATCTCTAAAATCTTATTTCCGCAGACAGAAAAAATTGATACAGATGTGCACGTATCTCAAGAAAAAATCGGTTCTAACTTTTTAGATGCCATTGCAAATGGCACAACCGAAGGACTTCGTCTCGCGGTCAACGTTGGTGCGATGCTGTTGGTATTTGTCGCATTTATTGCAATGGCAAATGGCATATTGGGACTTATTGGCAATGTGACCTCGCTTAACGGAATTATCGCTGCAAACACACCATATGAAGCCTTGTCATTAGAGCTTATTCTGGGCTATATATTTGCACCTTTGATGTGGCTTATAGGAGTTGCTATAGAAGATATGGCACTAATGGGACAACTTTTAGGTATAAAATTGGCAGCAAGTGAATTTATAGGTTATATTCAATTAGCAGATTTAAAAAATGCTGCAAATGCAACCCATTTAAAATATGAGAAATCTATTATTATGGCAACTTATATGCTTTGCGGTTTTGCTAATTTTGCATCTATCGGAATTCAAATTGGTGGTATTGGCTCTTTAGCGCCAGGACAACGAACACAACTATCAAAATTTGGCATCAAAGCTTTAATTGGAGGTACTATTGCATCATTGATCTCTGCTACAATCGCTGGA
It contains:
- a CDS encoding bifunctional nuclease family protein — its product is MSLVRLNIKGISYSQTQNGAYALILNEVDGDRKLPIVIGAFEAQSIAIALEKEIRPPRPLTHDLFKNFADRFDIVVKQVIIHKLVDGVFYSSLICERDKIEEIIDARTSDAIALALRFKAPIFTYKNILDKAGIYLKVNPKKDDEEQDLDQDSILVDDMVVEEIEASIKDNYMDKSLQELHTLLDEAVNNEDYEKAAKIRDEIDKR
- a CDS encoding nucleoside transporter C-terminal domain-containing protein, with translation MKHFLLAITAIFFGITLTFGQSLEKNWQFEAVKNDSGVSLYSIQDSDEFQLKDGEFEYSIKAIDTLGDFSGNYMFQNNLLVLYYDTPIEKIERFKISELTDSTLVFANKDKSFSFINTSEISTPILSEDVSGSIVPSQGFSMNSLWRGTLGMVSLIFIAFLFSSNRKAINWKTVGLGLAFQLVIAIGVLKVGFVKTAFEMIGKGFIEILSYTQAGSEFLFGGMLDVNSFGFIFAFQVLPTIIFFSALTSVLFYLGLIQKVVKAMGWLLTKLLGISGAESLSVAGNIFLGQTEAPLLIKAYLEKMNKSEILLVMIGGMATVAGAVLAAYIGFLGGEDEALQLFYAKHLLAASVMAAPGAIVISKILFPQTEKIDTDVHVSQEKIGSNFLDAIANGTTEGLRLAVNVGAMLLVFVAFIAMANGILGLIGNVTSLNGIIAANTPYEALSLELILGYIFAPLMWLIGVAIEDMALMGQLLGIKLAASEFIGYIQLADLKNAANATHLKYEKSIIMATYMLCGFANFASIGIQIGGIGSLAPGQRTQLSKFGIKALIGGTIASLISATIAGTIIG